In Danaus plexippus chromosome 6, MEX_DaPlex, whole genome shotgun sequence, a single window of DNA contains:
- the LOC133320815 gene encoding uncharacterized protein LOC133320815 isoform X34 translates to MRSVCLAFGILLAFTNASERVQRSYGGGGGGGGGGGFGFGGGGGFGYGGGGGGGGGFGGGLGGGAGLGAGLDVIRSGVHGILDKVHEGLGNIGAGAGGAGGFGGSFGAGLGGSAGGGSGLGGGAGGGIGGGKEKVVYTKSDDGKSGGFAFTGTTGNGGYGGGGGYSSGGGGSGYGGGAGGGSGHSSGHGGGSAGGFGGNGASGSGGLGGGAGGGIGGGAGIGSGHGGSAGGSGGFGGSGSGGFGTGLGGGAGLGGGSGGGHGGSSGGSGSYGGSGSGGLGGGSGGGHGGSSGGSGGYGGSSSGGLGSGSGLGGGAGLGGGAGLGGGAGLGGGAGGGHGGSTGGSGGYGGSGSGGLGSGSGLGGGAGLGGGAGLGGGAGLGGGAGGGHGGSTGGYGGSGSGGLGSGSGLGGGAGLGGGAGLGGGAGGGHGGSSGGSGGYGGSGSGGLGGGAGLGGGAGLGGGAGGGHRGSIGGSGGYGISGSGGLGGGLGGGLGGGLGGNGGIGGGHGFSAGGLSSGGLGGGAGLGGALGAGISGLGGFGGFGGSHGGYGASGGSHGGSSGCGSGSCGGCGSGSCGGHGGAFAKASASASASASAGSYGK, encoded by the exons ATGAGATCGGTCTGTTTAGCTTTTGGGATTTTGTTGGCATTTACCAATGCATCTG agaGAGTTCAAAGAAGCTACGGCGGAGGTGGAGGGGGCGGAGGTGGCGGCGGATTCGGTTTTGGTGGCGGAGGCGGATTCGGATATGGAGGTGGAGGTGGCGGCGGAGGTGGATTTGGAGGAGGCCTCGGCGGGGGTGCTGGATTAGGAGCAGGATTGGATGTTATTCGAAGTGGCGTTCATGGTATCCTCGATAAAGTACACGAAGGCCTCGGCAATATCGGCGCTGGTGCAGGTGGAGCCGGCGGTTTTGGAGGAAGTTTTGGAGCTGGTTTAGGAGGAAGTGCTGGAGGTGGTAGTGGCTTAGGAGGAGGAGCCGGCGGGGGCATCGGAGGTGGAAAAGAAAAAGTTGTTTACACCAAGTCTGACGATGGTAAATCCGGTGGATTTGCATTCACTGGAACCACTGGGAACGGTGGATATGGCGGAGGTGGTGGATACAGCAGCGGCGGTGGTGGCAGCGGCTATGGCGGAGGAGCTGGAGGAGGAAGTGGTCATAGCAGCGGACATGGTGGAGGTAGTGCTGGAGGATTCGGAGGTAATGGAGCTTCCGGTAGCGGAGGACTAGGAGGTGGTGCTGGAGGTGGAATTGGAGGAGGTGCTGGGATTGGTAGTGGACATGGAGGAAGTGCCGGAGGTTCTGGAGGTTTTGGAGGTTCTGGCAGCGGAGGATTTGGTACTGGACTGGGAGGTGGCGCTGGTCTAGGAGGTGGGTCTGGAGGTGGACATGGAGGCAGCAGTGGAGGTTCTGGAAGTTATGGAGGTTCTGGTAGCGGAGGACTAGGAGGTGGGTCTGGAGGTGGACATGGAGGCAGCTCTGGAGGTTCTGGAGGTTATGGAGGTTCTAGTAGCGGAGGACTAGGAAGTGGCTCTGGACTAGGAGGTGGCG CTGGACTAGGAGGTGGCGCTGGACTAGGTGGTGGCGCTGGATTAGGAGGTGGTGCTGGAGGTGGACATGGAGGCAGCACTGGAGGTTCTGGAGGTTATGGAGGTTCTGGTAGCGGAGGACTAGGAAGTGGCTCTGGACTAGGAGGTGGCGCTGGACTAGGAGGTGGCGCTGGACTAGGTGGTGGCGCTGGATTAGGAGGTGGTGCTGGAGGTGGACATGGAGGCAGCACTGGAG GTTATGGAGGTTCTGGTAGCGGAGGACTAGGAAGTGGCTCTGGACTAGGAG GTGGCGCTGGACTAGGTGGTGGCGCTGGATTAGGAGGTGGTGCTGGAGGTGGACATGGAGGCAGCAGTGGAGGTTCTGGAGGTTATGGAGGTTCTGGTAGCGGAGGACTAGGAGGTGGCGCTGGACTAGGTGGTGGCGCTGGATTAGGAGGTGGTGCTGGAGGTGGACATAGAGGAAGCATTGGAGGTTCTGGAGGTTATGGAATTTCTGGTAGCGGAGGACTAGGAGGAGGGCTAGGAGGTGGGCTAGGAGGTGGACTTGGTGGTAATGGAGGAATTGGCGGAGGACACGGATTCAGTGCTGGAGGTTTAAGTAGTGGGGGTCTCGGAGGTGGCGCTGGACTAGGTGGCGCACTTGGCGCTGGTATCAGTGGCTTAGGAGGGTTCGGTGGTTTCGGTGGAAGCCATGGAGGTTACGGAGCATCAGGAGGGTCGCATGGTGGTTCAAGTGGATGTGGTTCAGGTTCCTGCGGTGGCTGCGGTTCAGGTTCTTGTGGTGGTCATGGTGGGGCATTTGCCAAAGCGAGCGCCTCTGCTTCTGCCTCAGCCTCAGCAGGTAGTTATGGAAAATAA
- the LOC133320815 gene encoding uncharacterized protein LOC133320815 isoform X45: MRSVCLAFGILLAFTNASERVQRSYGGGGGGGGGGGFGFGGGGGFGYGGGGGGGGGFGGGLGGGAGLGAGLDVIRSGVHGILDKVHEGLGNIGAGAGGAGGFGGSFGAGLGGSAGGGSGLGGGAGGGIGGGKEKVVYTKSDDGKSGGFAFTGTTGNGGYGGGGGYSSGGGGSGYGGGAGGGSGHSSGHGGGSAGGFGGNGASGSGGLGGGAGGGIGGGAGIGSGHGGSAGGSGGFGGSGSGGFGTGLGGGAGLGGGSGGGHGGSSGGSGSYGGSGSGGLGGGAGLGGGAGLGGGAGLGGGAGGGHGGSTGGSGGYGGSGSGGLGSGSGLGGGAGLGGGAGLGGGAGIGGGAGGGHGGSSGGSGGYGGSGSGGLGGGAGLGGGAGLGGGAGGGHGGSSGGSGGYGGSGSGGLGGGAGLGGGAGLGGGAGGGHRGSIGGSGGYGISGSGGLGGGLGGGLGGGLGGNGGIGGGHGFSAGGLSSGGLGGGAGLGGALGAGISGLGGFGGFGGSHGGYGASGGSHGGSSGCGSGSCGGCGSGSCGGHGGAFAKASASASASASAGSYGK, encoded by the exons ATGAGATCGGTCTGTTTAGCTTTTGGGATTTTGTTGGCATTTACCAATGCATCTG agaGAGTTCAAAGAAGCTACGGCGGAGGTGGAGGGGGCGGAGGTGGCGGCGGATTCGGTTTTGGTGGCGGAGGCGGATTCGGATATGGAGGTGGAGGTGGCGGCGGAGGTGGATTTGGAGGAGGCCTCGGCGGGGGTGCTGGATTAGGAGCAGGATTGGATGTTATTCGAAGTGGCGTTCATGGTATCCTCGATAAAGTACACGAAGGCCTCGGCAATATCGGCGCTGGTGCAGGTGGAGCCGGCGGTTTTGGAGGAAGTTTTGGAGCTGGTTTAGGAGGAAGTGCTGGAGGTGGTAGTGGCTTAGGAGGAGGAGCCGGCGGGGGCATCGGAGGTGGAAAAGAAAAAGTTGTTTACACCAAGTCTGACGATGGTAAATCCGGTGGATTTGCATTCACTGGAACCACTGGGAACGGTGGATATGGCGGAGGTGGTGGATACAGCAGCGGCGGTGGTGGCAGCGGCTATGGCGGAGGAGCTGGAGGAGGAAGTGGTCATAGCAGCGGACATGGTGGAGGTAGTGCTGGAGGATTCGGAGGTAATGGAGCTTCCGGTAGCGGAGGACTAGGAGGTGGTGCTGGAGGTGGAATTGGAGGAGGTGCTGGGATTGGTAGTGGACATGGAGGAAGTGCCGGAGGTTCTGGAGGTTTTGGAGGTTCTGGCAGCGGAGGATTTGGTACTGGACTGGGAGGTGGCGCTGGTCTAGGAGGTGGGTCTGGAGGTGGACATGGAGGCAGCAGTGGAGGTTCTGGAAGTTATGGAGGTTCTGGTAGCGGAGGACTAGGAG GTGGCGCTGGACTAGGAGGTGGCGCTGGACTAGGTGGTGGCGCTGGATTAGGAGGTGGTGCTGGAGGTGGACATGGAGGCAGCACTGGAG GTTCTGGAGGTTATGGAGGTTCTGGTAGCGGAGGACTAGGAAGTGGCTCTGGACTAGGAGGTGGCGCTGGACTAGGAGGTGGGGCTGGACTAGGAGGTGGCGCTGGAATAGGAGGTGGCGCTGGAGGTGGACATGGAGGCAGCAGTGGAGGTTCTGGAGGTTATGGAGGTTCTGGCAGCGGAGGACTAGGAGGTGGCGCTGGACTAGGTGGTGGCGCTGGATTAGGAGGTGGTGCTGGAGGTGGACATGGAGGCAGCAGTGGAGGTTCTGGAGGTTATGGAGGTTCTGGTAGCGGAGGACTAGGAGGTGGCGCTGGACTAGGTGGTGGCGCTGGATTAGGAGGTGGTGCTGGAGGTGGACATAGAGGAAGCATTGGAGGTTCTGGAGGTTATGGAATTTCTGGTAGCGGAGGACTAGGAGGAGGGCTAGGAGGTGGGCTAGGAGGTGGACTTGGTGGTAATGGAGGAATTGGCGGAGGACACGGATTCAGTGCTGGAGGTTTAAGTAGTGGGGGTCTCGGAGGTGGCGCTGGACTAGGTGGCGCACTTGGCGCTGGTATCAGTGGCTTAGGAGGGTTCGGTGGTTTCGGTGGAAGCCATGGAGGTTACGGAGCATCAGGAGGGTCGCATGGTGGTTCAAGTGGATGTGGTTCAGGTTCCTGCGGTGGCTGCGGTTCAGGTTCTTGTGGTGGTCATGGTGGGGCATTTGCCAAAGCGAGCGCCTCTGCTTCTGCCTCAGCCTCAGCAGGTAGTTATGGAAAATAA
- the LOC133320815 gene encoding uncharacterized protein LOC133320815 isoform X46, whose protein sequence is MRSVCLAFGILLAFTNASERVQRSYGGGGGGGGGGGFGFGGGGGFGYGGGGGGGGGFGGGLGGGAGLGAGLDVIRSGVHGILDKVHEGLGNIGAGAGGAGGFGGSFGAGLGGSAGGGSGLGGGAGGGIGGGKEKVVYTKSDDGKSGGFAFTGTTGNGGYGGGGGYSSGGGGSGYGGGAGGGSGHSSGHGGGSAGGFGGNGASGSGGLGGGAGGGIGGGAGIGSGHGGSAGGSGGFGGSGSGGFGTGLGGGAGLGGGSGGGHGGSSGGSGGYGGSSSGGLGSGAGLGGGAGLGGGAGLGGGAGGGHGGSTGGSGGYGGSGSGGLGSGSGLGGGAGLGGGAGLGGGAGIGGGAGGGHGGSSGGSGGYGGSGSGGLGGGAGLGGGAGLGGGAGGGHGGSSGGSGGYGGSGSGGLGGGAGLGGGAGLGGGAGGGHRGSIGGSGGYGISGSGGLGGGLGGGLGGGLGGNGGIGGGHGFSAGGLSSGGLGGGAGLGGALGAGISGLGGFGGFGGSHGGYGASGGSHGGSSGCGSGSCGGCGSGSCGGHGGAFAKASASASASASAGSYGK, encoded by the exons ATGAGATCGGTCTGTTTAGCTTTTGGGATTTTGTTGGCATTTACCAATGCATCTG agaGAGTTCAAAGAAGCTACGGCGGAGGTGGAGGGGGCGGAGGTGGCGGCGGATTCGGTTTTGGTGGCGGAGGCGGATTCGGATATGGAGGTGGAGGTGGCGGCGGAGGTGGATTTGGAGGAGGCCTCGGCGGGGGTGCTGGATTAGGAGCAGGATTGGATGTTATTCGAAGTGGCGTTCATGGTATCCTCGATAAAGTACACGAAGGCCTCGGCAATATCGGCGCTGGTGCAGGTGGAGCCGGCGGTTTTGGAGGAAGTTTTGGAGCTGGTTTAGGAGGAAGTGCTGGAGGTGGTAGTGGCTTAGGAGGAGGAGCCGGCGGGGGCATCGGAGGTGGAAAAGAAAAAGTTGTTTACACCAAGTCTGACGATGGTAAATCCGGTGGATTTGCATTCACTGGAACCACTGGGAACGGTGGATATGGCGGAGGTGGTGGATACAGCAGCGGCGGTGGTGGCAGCGGCTATGGCGGAGGAGCTGGAGGAGGAAGTGGTCATAGCAGCGGACATGGTGGAGGTAGTGCTGGAGGATTCGGAGGTAATGGAGCTTCCGGTAGCGGAGGACTAGGAGGTGGTGCTGGAGGTGGAATTGGAGGAGGTGCTGGGATTGGTAGTGGACATGGAGGAAGTGCCGGAGGTTCTGGAGGTTTTGGAGGTTCTGGCAGCGGAGGATTTGGTACTGGACTGGGAGGTGGCGCTGGTCTAGGAG GTGGGTCTGGAGGTGGACATGGAGGCAGCTCTGGAGGTTCTGGAGGTTATGGAGGTTCTAGTAGCGGAGGACTAGGAA GTGGCGCTGGACTAGGAGGTGGCGCTGGACTAGGTGGTGGCGCTGGATTAGGAGGTGGTGCTGGAGGTGGACATGGAGGCAGCACTGGAG GTTCTGGAGGTTATGGAGGTTCTGGTAGCGGAGGACTAGGAAGTGGCTCTGGACTAGGAGGTGGCGCTGGACTAGGAGGTGGGGCTGGACTAGGAGGTGGCGCTGGAATAGGAGGTGGCGCTGGAGGTGGACATGGAGGCAGCAGTGGAGGTTCTGGAGGTTATGGAGGTTCTGGCAGCGGAGGACTAGGAGGTGGCGCTGGACTAGGTGGTGGCGCTGGATTAGGAGGTGGTGCTGGAGGTGGACATGGAGGCAGCAGTGGAGGTTCTGGAGGTTATGGAGGTTCTGGTAGCGGAGGACTAGGAGGTGGCGCTGGACTAGGTGGTGGCGCTGGATTAGGAGGTGGTGCTGGAGGTGGACATAGAGGAAGCATTGGAGGTTCTGGAGGTTATGGAATTTCTGGTAGCGGAGGACTAGGAGGAGGGCTAGGAGGTGGGCTAGGAGGTGGACTTGGTGGTAATGGAGGAATTGGCGGAGGACACGGATTCAGTGCTGGAGGTTTAAGTAGTGGGGGTCTCGGAGGTGGCGCTGGACTAGGTGGCGCACTTGGCGCTGGTATCAGTGGCTTAGGAGGGTTCGGTGGTTTCGGTGGAAGCCATGGAGGTTACGGAGCATCAGGAGGGTCGCATGGTGGTTCAAGTGGATGTGGTTCAGGTTCCTGCGGTGGCTGCGGTTCAGGTTCTTGTGGTGGTCATGGTGGGGCATTTGCCAAAGCGAGCGCCTCTGCTTCTGCCTCAGCCTCAGCAGGTAGTTATGGAAAATAA
- the LOC133320815 gene encoding uncharacterized protein LOC133320815 isoform X25, translating to MRSVCLAFGILLAFTNASERVQRSYGGGGGGGGGGGFGFGGGGGFGYGGGGGGGGGFGGGLGGGAGLGAGLDVIRSGVHGILDKVHEGLGNIGAGAGGAGGFGGSFGAGLGGSAGGGSGLGGGAGGGIGGGKEKVVYTKSDDGKSGGFAFTGTTGNGGYGGGGGYSSGGGGSGYGGGAGGGSGHSSGHGGGSAGGFGGNGASGSGGLGGGAGGGIGGGAGIGSGHGGSAGGSGGFGGSGSGGFGTGLGGGAGLGGGSGGGHGGSSGGSGSYGGSGSGGLGGGSGGGHGGSSGGSGGYGGSSSGGLGSGSGLGGGAGLGGGAGLGGGAGLGGGAGGGHGGSTGGSGGYGGSGSGGLGSGSGLGGGAGLGGGAGLGGGAGLGGGAGGGHGGSTGGSGGYGGSGSGGLGSGSGLGGGAGLGGGAGLGGGAGLGGGAGLGGGAGGGHGGSSGGSGGYGGSGSGGLGGGAGLGGGAGLGGGAGGGHRGSIGGSGGYGISGSGGLGGGLGGGLGGGLGGNGGIGGGHGFSAGGLSSGGLGGGAGLGGALGAGISGLGGFGGFGGSHGGYGASGGSHGGSSGCGSGSCGGCGSGSCGGHGGAFAKASASASASASAGSYGK from the exons ATGAGATCGGTCTGTTTAGCTTTTGGGATTTTGTTGGCATTTACCAATGCATCTG agaGAGTTCAAAGAAGCTACGGCGGAGGTGGAGGGGGCGGAGGTGGCGGCGGATTCGGTTTTGGTGGCGGAGGCGGATTCGGATATGGAGGTGGAGGTGGCGGCGGAGGTGGATTTGGAGGAGGCCTCGGCGGGGGTGCTGGATTAGGAGCAGGATTGGATGTTATTCGAAGTGGCGTTCATGGTATCCTCGATAAAGTACACGAAGGCCTCGGCAATATCGGCGCTGGTGCAGGTGGAGCCGGCGGTTTTGGAGGAAGTTTTGGAGCTGGTTTAGGAGGAAGTGCTGGAGGTGGTAGTGGCTTAGGAGGAGGAGCCGGCGGGGGCATCGGAGGTGGAAAAGAAAAAGTTGTTTACACCAAGTCTGACGATGGTAAATCCGGTGGATTTGCATTCACTGGAACCACTGGGAACGGTGGATATGGCGGAGGTGGTGGATACAGCAGCGGCGGTGGTGGCAGCGGCTATGGCGGAGGAGCTGGAGGAGGAAGTGGTCATAGCAGCGGACATGGTGGAGGTAGTGCTGGAGGATTCGGAGGTAATGGAGCTTCCGGTAGCGGAGGACTAGGAGGTGGTGCTGGAGGTGGAATTGGAGGAGGTGCTGGGATTGGTAGTGGACATGGAGGAAGTGCCGGAGGTTCTGGAGGTTTTGGAGGTTCTGGCAGCGGAGGATTTGGTACTGGACTGGGAGGTGGCGCTGGTCTAGGAGGTGGGTCTGGAGGTGGACATGGAGGCAGCAGTGGAGGTTCTGGAAGTTATGGAGGTTCTGGTAGCGGAGGACTAGGAGGTGGGTCTGGAGGTGGACATGGAGGCAGCTCTGGAGGTTCTGGAGGTTATGGAGGTTCTAGTAGCGGAGGACTAGGAAGTGGCTCTGGACTAGGAGGTGGCG CTGGACTAGGAGGTGGCGCTGGACTAGGTGGTGGCGCTGGATTAGGAGGTGGTGCTGGAGGTGGACATGGAGGCAGCACTGGAGGTTCTGGAGGTTATGGAGGTTCTGGTAGCGGAGGACTAGGAAGTGGCTCTGGACTAGGAGGTGGCGCTGGACTAGGAGGTGGCGCTGGACTAGGTGGTGGCGCTGGATTAGGAGGTGGTGCTGGAGGTGGACATGGAGGCAGCACTGGAG GTTCTGGAGGTTATGGAGGTTCTGGTAGCGGAGGACTAGGAAGTGGCTCTGGACTAGGAGGTGGCGCTGGACTAGGAGGTGGGGCTGGACTAGGAG GTGGCGCTGGACTAGGTGGTGGCGCTGGATTAGGAGGTGGTGCTGGAGGTGGACATGGAGGCAGCAGTGGAGGTTCTGGAGGTTATGGAGGTTCTGGTAGCGGAGGACTAGGAGGTGGCGCTGGACTAGGTGGTGGCGCTGGATTAGGAGGTGGTGCTGGAGGTGGACATAGAGGAAGCATTGGAGGTTCTGGAGGTTATGGAATTTCTGGTAGCGGAGGACTAGGAGGAGGGCTAGGAGGTGGGCTAGGAGGTGGACTTGGTGGTAATGGAGGAATTGGCGGAGGACACGGATTCAGTGCTGGAGGTTTAAGTAGTGGGGGTCTCGGAGGTGGCGCTGGACTAGGTGGCGCACTTGGCGCTGGTATCAGTGGCTTAGGAGGGTTCGGTGGTTTCGGTGGAAGCCATGGAGGTTACGGAGCATCAGGAGGGTCGCATGGTGGTTCAAGTGGATGTGGTTCAGGTTCCTGCGGTGGCTGCGGTTCAGGTTCTTGTGGTGGTCATGGTGGGGCATTTGCCAAAGCGAGCGCCTCTGCTTCTGCCTCAGCCTCAGCAGGTAGTTATGGAAAATAA
- the LOC133320815 gene encoding uncharacterized protein LOC133320815 isoform X6, with amino-acid sequence MRSVCLAFGILLAFTNASERVQRSYGGGGGGGGGGGFGFGGGGGFGYGGGGGGGGGFGGGLGGGAGLGAGLDVIRSGVHGILDKVHEGLGNIGAGAGGAGGFGGSFGAGLGGSAGGGSGLGGGAGGGIGGGKEKVVYTKSDDGKSGGFAFTGTTGNGGYGGGGGYSSGGGGSGYGGGAGGGSGHSSGHGGGSAGGFGGNGASGSGGLGGGAGGGIGGGAGIGSGHGGSAGGSGGFGGSGSGGFGTGLGGGAGLGGGSGGGHGGSSGGSGSYGGSGSGGLGGGSGGGHGGSSGGSGGYGGSSSGGLGSGSGLGGGAGLGGGAGLGGGAGLGGGAGGGHGGSTGGSGGYGGSGSGGLGSGSGLGGGAGLGGGAGLGGGAGLGSGAGLGGGAGGGHGGSTGGSGGSGGYGGSGSGGLGSGAGLGGGAGIGGGAGGGHGGSSGGSGGYGGSGSGGLGGGAGLGGGAGLGGGAGGGHGGSSGGSGGYGGSGSGGLGGGAGLGGGAGLGGGAGGGHRGSIGGSGGYGISGSGGLGGGLGGGLGGGLGGNGGIGGGHGFSAGGLSSGGLGGGAGLGGALGAGISGLGGFGGFGGSHGGYGASGGSHGGSSGCGSGSCGGCGSGSCGGHGGAFAKASASASASASAGSYGK; translated from the exons ATGAGATCGGTCTGTTTAGCTTTTGGGATTTTGTTGGCATTTACCAATGCATCTG agaGAGTTCAAAGAAGCTACGGCGGAGGTGGAGGGGGCGGAGGTGGCGGCGGATTCGGTTTTGGTGGCGGAGGCGGATTCGGATATGGAGGTGGAGGTGGCGGCGGAGGTGGATTTGGAGGAGGCCTCGGCGGGGGTGCTGGATTAGGAGCAGGATTGGATGTTATTCGAAGTGGCGTTCATGGTATCCTCGATAAAGTACACGAAGGCCTCGGCAATATCGGCGCTGGTGCAGGTGGAGCCGGCGGTTTTGGAGGAAGTTTTGGAGCTGGTTTAGGAGGAAGTGCTGGAGGTGGTAGTGGCTTAGGAGGAGGAGCCGGCGGGGGCATCGGAGGTGGAAAAGAAAAAGTTGTTTACACCAAGTCTGACGATGGTAAATCCGGTGGATTTGCATTCACTGGAACCACTGGGAACGGTGGATATGGCGGAGGTGGTGGATACAGCAGCGGCGGTGGTGGCAGCGGCTATGGCGGAGGAGCTGGAGGAGGAAGTGGTCATAGCAGCGGACATGGTGGAGGTAGTGCTGGAGGATTCGGAGGTAATGGAGCTTCCGGTAGCGGAGGACTAGGAGGTGGTGCTGGAGGTGGAATTGGAGGAGGTGCTGGGATTGGTAGTGGACATGGAGGAAGTGCCGGAGGTTCTGGAGGTTTTGGAGGTTCTGGCAGCGGAGGATTTGGTACTGGACTGGGAGGTGGCGCTGGTCTAGGAGGTGGGTCTGGAGGTGGACATGGAGGCAGCAGTGGAGGTTCTGGAAGTTATGGAGGTTCTGGTAGCGGAGGACTAGGAGGTGGGTCTGGAGGTGGACATGGAGGCAGCTCTGGAGGTTCTGGAGGTTATGGAGGTTCTAGTAGCGGAGGACTAGGAAGTGGCTCTGGACTAGGAGGTGGCG CTGGACTAGGAGGTGGCGCTGGACTAGGTGGTGGCGCTGGATTAGGAGGTGGTGCTGGAGGTGGACATGGAGGCAGCACTGGAGGTTCTGGAGGTTATGGAGGTTCTGGTAGCGGAGGACTAGGAAGTGGCTCTGGACTAGGAGGTGGCGCTGGACTAGGAG GTGGCGCTGGACTAGGAGGTGGCGCTGGACTAGGTAGTGGCGCTGGATTAGGAGGTGGTGCTGGAGGTGGACATGGAGGCAGCACTGGAGGATCTGGAGGTTCTGGAGGTTATGGAGGTTCTGGTAGCGGAGGACTAGGAA GTGGGGCTGGACTAGGAGGTGGCGCTGGAATAGGAGGTGGCGCTGGAGGTGGACATGGAGGCAGCAGTGGAGGTTCTGGAGGTTATGGAGGTTCTGGCAGCGGAGGACTAGGAGGTGGCGCTGGACTAGGTGGTGGCGCTGGATTAGGAGGTGGTGCTGGAGGTGGACATGGAGGCAGCAGTGGAGGTTCTGGAGGTTATGGAGGTTCTGGTAGCGGAGGACTAGGAGGTGGCGCTGGACTAGGTGGTGGCGCTGGATTAGGAGGTGGTGCTGGAGGTGGACATAGAGGAAGCATTGGAGGTTCTGGAGGTTATGGAATTTCTGGTAGCGGAGGACTAGGAGGAGGGCTAGGAGGTGGGCTAGGAGGTGGACTTGGTGGTAATGGAGGAATTGGCGGAGGACACGGATTCAGTGCTGGAGGTTTAAGTAGTGGGGGTCTCGGAGGTGGCGCTGGACTAGGTGGCGCACTTGGCGCTGGTATCAGTGGCTTAGGAGGGTTCGGTGGTTTCGGTGGAAGCCATGGAGGTTACGGAGCATCAGGAGGGTCGCATGGTGGTTCAAGTGGATGTGGTTCAGGTTCCTGCGGTGGCTGCGGTTCAGGTTCTTGTGGTGGTCATGGTGGGGCATTTGCCAAAGCGAGCGCCTCTGCTTCTGCCTCAGCCTCAGCAGGTAGTTATGGAAAATAA
- the LOC133320815 gene encoding uncharacterized protein LOC133320815 isoform X33, with amino-acid sequence MRSVCLAFGILLAFTNASERVQRSYGGGGGGGGGGGFGFGGGGGFGYGGGGGGGGGFGGGLGGGAGLGAGLDVIRSGVHGILDKVHEGLGNIGAGAGGAGGFGGSFGAGLGGSAGGGSGLGGGAGGGIGGGKEKVVYTKSDDGKSGGFAFTGTTGNGGYGGGGGYSSGGGGSGYGGGAGGGSGHSSGHGGGSAGGFGGNGASGSGGLGGGAGGGIGGGAGIGSGHGGSAGGSGGFGGSGSGGFGTGLGGGAGLGGGSGGGHGGSSGGSGSYGGSGSGGLGGGSGGGHGGSSGGSGGYGGSSSGGLGSGSGLGGGAGLGGGAGLGGGAGLGGGAGGGHGGSTGGSGGYGGSGSGGLGSGSGLGGGAGLGGGAGLGGGAGLGGGAGGGHGGSTGGSGGYGGSGSGGLGSGSGLGGGAGLGGGAGLGGGAGGGHGGSSGGSGGYGGSGSGGLGGGAGLGGGAGLGGGAGGGHRGSIGGSGGYGISGSGGLGGGLGGGLGGGLGGNGGIGGGHGFSAGGLSSGGLGGGAGLGGALGAGISGLGGFGGFGGSHGGYGASGGSHGGSSGCGSGSCGGCGSGSCGGHGGAFAKASASASASASAGSYGK; translated from the exons ATGAGATCGGTCTGTTTAGCTTTTGGGATTTTGTTGGCATTTACCAATGCATCTG agaGAGTTCAAAGAAGCTACGGCGGAGGTGGAGGGGGCGGAGGTGGCGGCGGATTCGGTTTTGGTGGCGGAGGCGGATTCGGATATGGAGGTGGAGGTGGCGGCGGAGGTGGATTTGGAGGAGGCCTCGGCGGGGGTGCTGGATTAGGAGCAGGATTGGATGTTATTCGAAGTGGCGTTCATGGTATCCTCGATAAAGTACACGAAGGCCTCGGCAATATCGGCGCTGGTGCAGGTGGAGCCGGCGGTTTTGGAGGAAGTTTTGGAGCTGGTTTAGGAGGAAGTGCTGGAGGTGGTAGTGGCTTAGGAGGAGGAGCCGGCGGGGGCATCGGAGGTGGAAAAGAAAAAGTTGTTTACACCAAGTCTGACGATGGTAAATCCGGTGGATTTGCATTCACTGGAACCACTGGGAACGGTGGATATGGCGGAGGTGGTGGATACAGCAGCGGCGGTGGTGGCAGCGGCTATGGCGGAGGAGCTGGAGGAGGAAGTGGTCATAGCAGCGGACATGGTGGAGGTAGTGCTGGAGGATTCGGAGGTAATGGAGCTTCCGGTAGCGGAGGACTAGGAGGTGGTGCTGGAGGTGGAATTGGAGGAGGTGCTGGGATTGGTAGTGGACATGGAGGAAGTGCCGGAGGTTCTGGAGGTTTTGGAGGTTCTGGCAGCGGAGGATTTGGTACTGGACTGGGAGGTGGCGCTGGTCTAGGAGGTGGGTCTGGAGGTGGACATGGAGGCAGCAGTGGAGGTTCTGGAAGTTATGGAGGTTCTGGTAGCGGAGGACTAGGAGGTGGGTCTGGAGGTGGACATGGAGGCAGCTCTGGAGGTTCTGGAGGTTATGGAGGTTCTAGTAGCGGAGGACTAGGAAGTGGCTCTGGACTAGGAGGTGGCG CTGGACTAGGAGGTGGCGCTGGACTAGGTGGTGGCGCTGGATTAGGAGGTGGTGCTGGAGGTGGACATGGAGGCAGCACTGGAGGTTCTGGAGGTTATGGAGGTTCTGGTAGCGGAGGACTAGGAAGTGGCTCTGGACTAGGAGGTGGCGCTGGACTAGGAGGTGGCGCTGGACTAGGTGGTGGCGCTGGATTAGGAGGTGGTGCTGGAGGTGGACATGGAGGCAGCACTGGAG GTTCTGGAGGTTATGGAGGTTCTGGTAGCGGAGGACTAGGAAGTGGCTCTGGACTAGGAGGTGGCGCTGGACTAGGAGGTGGGGCTGGACTAGGAG GTGGTGCTGGAGGTGGACATGGAGGCAGCAGTGGAGGTTCTGGAGGTTATGGAGGTTCTGGTAGCGGAGGACTAGGAGGTGGCGCTGGACTAGGTGGTGGCGCTGGATTAGGAGGTGGTGCTGGAGGTGGACATAGAGGAAGCATTGGAGGTTCTGGAGGTTATGGAATTTCTGGTAGCGGAGGACTAGGAGGAGGGCTAGGAGGTGGGCTAGGAGGTGGACTTGGTGGTAATGGAGGAATTGGCGGAGGACACGGATTCAGTGCTGGAGGTTTAAGTAGTGGGGGTCTCGGAGGTGGCGCTGGACTAGGTGGCGCACTTGGCGCTGGTATCAGTGGCTTAGGAGGGTTCGGTGGTTTCGGTGGAAGCCATGGAGGTTACGGAGCATCAGGAGGGTCGCATGGTGGTTCAAGTGGATGTGGTTCAGGTTCCTGCGGTGGCTGCGGTTCAGGTTCTTGTGGTGGTCATGGTGGGGCATTTGCCAAAGCGAGCGCCTCTGCTTCTGCCTCAGCCTCAGCAGGTAGTTATGGAAAATAA